A part of Escherichia marmotae genomic DNA contains:
- a CDS encoding DUF2509 family protein, which produces MNRERGVSSLALVLMLLVLGSLLLQGMSQQERSFASRVTMESQSLRRQAIVQSALEWGKMHTWQTQPVVQCSQFAATGARVCLRLLADSEILLIASYEGVSLWRTGEVNDGNIAFSPHGWSDFCPQKEVALCQLP; this is translated from the coding sequence GTGAACCGTGAACGGGGCGTTTCATCGCTGGCACTGGTCCTGATGTTGCTGGTATTGGGCAGCTTGCTGCTACAAGGAATGAGCCAACAGGAGCGCAGTTTTGCTTCTCGGGTGACTATGGAAAGCCAGTCATTGCGTCGTCAGGCAATTGTACAGTCGGCGCTGGAATGGGGAAAAATGCACACCTGGCAGACGCAACCCGTAGTTCAGTGCTCACAGTTCGCTGCAACCGGTGCCCGAGTTTGTCTGCGTTTACTGGCTGATAGTGAAATCTTGCTGATTGCCAGTTATGAAGGCGTTTCATTATGGCGAACAGGCGAAGTGAACGATGGAAATATTGCTTTTTCGCCACACGGCTGGAGTGATTTTTGTCCGCAGAAAGAGGTGGCGTTATGTCAGCTTCCCTGA
- a CDS encoding prepilin-type N-terminal cleavage/methylation domain-containing protein: protein MSASLKNQQGFSLPEVMLAMVLMVMIVTALSGFQRTLMNSLTSRGQYQQLWRHGWQQTQLRAISPPANWQVNRMQTSQAGCVSISVTLVSPGGREGEMTRLHCPNRQ, encoded by the coding sequence ATGTCAGCTTCCCTGAAGAATCAACAAGGCTTTAGTCTACCGGAAGTGATGCTGGCGATGGTGCTGATGGTGATGATTGTCACTGCGTTATCCGGTTTCCAGCGAACATTAATGAACAGTCTTACCAGCAGAGGCCAGTACCAACAGCTCTGGCGGCATGGCTGGCAGCAAACGCAACTGCGCGCGATTTCGCCACCTGCCAACTGGCAGGTCAACCGAATGCAGACATCGCAGGCGGGATGTGTCAGCATCAGCGTTACGTTAGTTTCACCCGGGGGCAGAGAAGGCGAGATGACCCGCCTGCATTGCCCGAATCGTCAGTAG
- the recC gene encoding exodeoxyribonuclease V subunit gamma: protein MLRVYHSNRLDVLEALMEFIVERERLDDPFEPEMILVQSTGMAQWLQMTLSQKFGIAANIDFPLPASFIWDMFVRVLPEIPKESAFNKQSMSWKLMTLLPQLLDCEDFTLLRHYLTDDSDKRKLFQLSSKAADLFDQYLVYRPDWLAQWEAGHLVEGLGEAQAWQAPLWKALVEYTDELGQPRWHRANLYQRFIETLESATTCPPGLPSRVFICGISALPPVYLQALQALGKHIEIHLLFTNPCRYYWGDIKDPAYLAKLLTRQRRHSFEDRELPLFRDSENAGQLFNSDGEQDIGNPLLASWGKLGRDYIYLLADLQSSQELDAFVDVTPDSLLHNIQSDILELENRAVAGVNLEEFSRSDNKRQLDPQDNSVTFHVCHSPQREVEVLHDRLLAMLEEDPTLTPRDIIVMVADIDSYSPFIQAVFGSAPADRYLPYAISDRRARQSHPVLEAFIRLLSLPDSRFVSEDVLALLDVPVLAARFDITEEGLRYLRQWVNESGIRWGIDDDNVRELELPATGQHTWQFGLTRMLLGYAMESAQGEWQSVLPYDESSGLIAELVGHLASLLMQLNIWRRGLAQERPLEEWLPVCRDMLNAFFLPDAETEAAMTLIEQQWLAIIAEGLGAQYGDVVPLSLLRDELAQRLDQERISQRFLAGPVNICTLMPMRSIPFKVVCLLGMNDGVYPRQLAPLGFDLMSQKPKRGDRSRRDDDRYLFLEALISAQQKLYISYIGRSIQDNSERFPSVLVQELIDYIGQSHYLPGDEALNCDESEARVKAHLTCLHTRMPFDPQNYQPGERQSYAREWLPAASQAGKAHSEFVQPLPFTLPETVPLETLQRFWSHPVRAFFQMRLQVNFRTEDSEIPDTEPFILEGLSRYQINQQLLNALVEQDDAERLFRRFRAAGDLPYGAFGEIFWETQCQEMQQLADRVIACRQPGQSLEIDLTCNGVQITGWLPQVQPDGLLRWRPSLLSVAQGMQLWLEHLVYCASGGNGESRLFLRKDGEWRFPPLAAEQALHYLSQLIEGYREGMSAPLLVLPESGGAWLKTCYDAEHDVMLDDESTVQKARTKFLQAYEGNMMVRGEGDDIWYQRLWRQLTPETMEAIVEQSQRFLLPLFRFNQS from the coding sequence ATGTTAAGGGTCTACCATTCCAATCGTCTGGACGTGCTGGAAGCGTTGATGGAGTTTATCGTCGAACGCGAGCGGCTGGACGATCCTTTCGAGCCAGAGATGATTCTGGTGCAAAGTACCGGTATGGCACAGTGGCTGCAAATGACCCTGTCGCAGAAGTTCGGTATTGCGGCAAACATTGATTTCCCGCTCCCTGCGAGTTTTATCTGGGATATGTTCGTCCGCGTATTGCCGGAGATCCCCAAAGAGAGTGCCTTTAACAAGCAGAGCATGAGCTGGAAACTGATGACTCTGCTGCCGCAACTGTTGGATTGCGAAGATTTTACCCTGTTGCGCCATTACCTGACTGACGATAGTGACAAGCGGAAACTGTTTCAGCTTTCCTCAAAAGCGGCGGACCTGTTTGACCAGTATCTGGTCTATCGCCCGGACTGGCTGGCTCAGTGGGAAGCGGGACATCTGGTTGAAGGGCTGGGAGAAGCGCAGGCCTGGCAAGCTCCATTGTGGAAGGCGCTGGTAGAATATACTGACGAGCTGGGGCAACCTCGTTGGCACCGTGCCAATCTCTATCAACGCTTTATCGAAACGCTGGAGTCTGCAACGACCTGCCCGCCAGGGCTACCTTCGCGCGTATTTATCTGCGGTATTTCCGCATTACCGCCAGTTTATCTACAGGCGTTACAGGCGCTGGGTAAACATATTGAAATCCATCTTCTGTTTACCAACCCTTGCCGTTATTACTGGGGCGATATTAAAGATCCTGCGTATCTGGCGAAACTGCTAACCCGCCAGCGTCGGCACAGCTTTGAAGATCGCGAATTGCCGCTATTTCGCGATAGCGAAAATGCCGGGCAGTTGTTTAACAGCGACGGCGAACAGGATATTGGCAACCCTCTGCTGGCCTCATGGGGCAAGCTGGGGCGAGACTACATCTATCTGCTTGCTGATCTCCAGAGCAGTCAGGAACTGGATGCCTTTGTCGATGTTACTCCAGACAGCCTGCTGCATAACATTCAGTCCGACATTCTGGAACTGGAAAACCGCGCCGTCGCAGGCGTGAACCTTGAAGAGTTTTCCCGCAGCGATAACAAACGGCAGCTCGATCCGCAGGATAACAGCGTCACCTTCCATGTTTGCCATAGCCCGCAGCGCGAAGTTGAAGTCTTGCACGATCGATTGCTGGCGATGCTGGAAGAAGATCCGACACTCACTCCGCGCGATATCATCGTGATGGTGGCTGACATCGATAGCTACAGTCCGTTTATTCAGGCGGTGTTTGGTAGTGCTCCGGCGGATCGTTATCTGCCTTACGCCATTTCCGACCGTCGGGCGCGACAGTCGCATCCGGTACTGGAAGCATTTATCAGACTGTTATCGTTGCCTGACAGCCGCTTTGTATCGGAGGACGTTTTGGCGCTGCTGGACGTACCGGTGCTGGCGGCGCGGTTTGATATCACCGAAGAAGGGCTGCGTTATTTACGCCAGTGGGTCAATGAATCCGGCATTCGCTGGGGGATTGATGACGACAACGTTCGCGAGCTGGAACTTCCCGCCACCGGGCAACACACCTGGCAATTTGGCCTGACGCGTATGTTGCTGGGCTACGCGATGGAGAGTGCTCAGGGAGAATGGCAATCTGTTCTTCCTTATGATGAGTCGAGCGGCTTAATTGCAGAGCTGGTGGGGCATCTGGCGTCACTGCTGATGCAGCTCAACATCTGGCGTCGCGGGTTGGCACAGGAGCGACCGCTGGAAGAGTGGTTGCCGGTATGCCGCGACATGCTCAATGCTTTCTTCCTGCCGGATGCGGAAACCGAAGCGGCGATGACGCTTATTGAACAACAGTGGCTGGCTATCATCGCAGAAGGGCTGGGAGCGCAGTATGGCGACGTGGTGCCGCTGTCACTGTTACGTGATGAACTGGCACAACGTCTGGATCAAGAACGTATCAGCCAGCGTTTTCTTGCCGGTCCGGTCAATATTTGTACCCTGATGCCAATGCGCTCCATCCCGTTCAAAGTAGTTTGCCTGCTGGGAATGAACGATGGTGTTTACCCGCGCCAGCTCGCGCCGCTGGGTTTTGATTTAATGAGCCAGAAACCAAAGCGTGGCGACCGCAGTCGTCGCGATGACGACCGCTATCTGTTCCTGGAGGCGTTAATTTCCGCGCAGCAAAAACTCTATATCAGCTATATTGGGCGCTCCATTCAGGATAACAGCGAACGTTTCCCGTCGGTTTTGGTGCAGGAACTGATCGACTACATCGGGCAAAGCCATTATCTGCCGGGCGATGAAGCGCTTAACTGCGATGAAAGTGAGGCGAGGGTGAAAGCGCATCTTACTTGCCTCCATACCCGGATGCCGTTTGATCCGCAAAACTACCAACCCGGTGAGCGACAAAGCTATGCGCGCGAGTGGCTACCGGCAGCCAGCCAGGCAGGCAAGGCGCACTCTGAATTTGTTCAGCCACTGCCGTTTACCTTGCCGGAAACTGTGCCGCTGGAGACGCTACAACGATTCTGGTCACATCCGGTGCGAGCATTTTTCCAGATGCGCTTGCAGGTGAACTTCCGCACCGAAGACAGCGAAATCCCCGACACCGAGCCATTTATTCTGGAGGGACTTAGCCGTTATCAGATCAACCAGCAGCTATTAAATGCATTGGTCGAGCAGGATGATGCCGAACGTTTGTTCCGCCGGTTCCGGGCGGCAGGTGATTTGCCGTATGGCGCATTTGGTGAAATTTTCTGGGAAACGCAGTGCCAGGAGATGCAGCAACTTGCCGACAGAGTCATTGCCTGTCGGCAACCGGGGCAGAGTTTAGAAATCGATCTCACCTGCAATGGCGTGCAAATTACGGGCTGGTTGCCGCAGGTCCAGCCGGATGGTCTGTTGCGCTGGCGTCCCTCTTTGCTCAGTGTGGCACAGGGAATGCAACTTTGGCTGGAACACCTTGTCTACTGTGCCAGCGGTGGTAACGGTGAGAGTCGCCTTTTCCTGCGTAAAGACGGTGAGTGGCGTTTTCCGCCGCTTGCAGCCGAACAGGCTTTACATTACCTCTCACAACTGATTGAAGGGTATCGTGAAGGAATGTCCGCGCCGTTACTGGTGTTACCTGAAAGTGGCGGCGCGTGGCTAAAAACCTGTTATGACGCTGAACACGATGTCATGCTGGATGACGAGTCCACTGTGCAAAAAGCCCGTACGAAATTCCTTCAGGCTTACGAAGGCAACATGATGGTGCGTGGAGAAGGTGACGATATCTGGTATCAGAGGCTCTGGCGGCAATTAACGCCAGAGACAATGGAAGCCATCGTTGAGCAGTCGCAACGTTTCCTGTTACCGCTGTTTCGTTTTAATCAGTCATGA
- the ptrA gene encoding pitrilysin, which translates to MPRSTWFKAVLLFVALWAPLSQAETGWQPIQETIRKSDKDNRQYQAVRLDNGMVVLLVSDPQAVKSLSALVVPVGSLEDPEAYQGLAHYLEHMSLMGSKKYPQADSLAEYLKMHGGSHNASTAPYRTAFYLEVENDALPGAVDRLADAIAEPLLDKKYAERERNAVNAELTMARTRDGMRMAQVSAETINPAHPGAKFSGGNLETLSDKPGNPVQQALKNFHEKYYSANLMKAVIYSNKPLQELAKMAADTFGRVPNKESKKPEITVPVVTDAQKGIIIHYVPALPRKVLRVEFRIDNNSAEFRSKTDELITYLIGNRSPGTLSDWLQKQGLVEGISANSDPIVNGNSGVLAISASLTDKGLANRDQVVAAIFSYLNLLREKGIDKQYFDELANVLDIDFRYPSITRDMDYVEWLADTMIRVPVEHTLDAVNIADQYDAKAVKERLAMMTPQNARIWYISPKEPHNKMAYFVDAPYQVDKISEQTFADWQKKAADIALSLPELNPYIPDDFSLIKSEKKYDHPELIVDESNLRVVYAPSRYFASEPKADVSLILRNPKAMDSARNQVMFALNDYLAGLALDQLSNQASVGGISFSTNANNGLMVNANGYTQRLPQLFQALLEGYFSYTATPEQLEQAKSWYNQMMDSAEKGKAFEQAIMPAQMLSQVPYFSRDERRKILPTITLKEVMAYRDALKSGARPEFMVIGNMTEAQATTLARDVQKQLGADGSEWCRNKDVLVDKKQSVIFEKAGNSTDSALAAVFVPTGYDEYTSSAYSSLLAQIVQPWFYNQLRTEEQLGYAVFAFPMSVGRQWGMGFLLQSNDKQPSYLWDRYKAFFPTAEAKLRAMKPEEFAQIQQAVISQMLQAPQTLGEEASKLSKDFDRGNMRFDSRDKIVAQIKLLTPQKLADFFHQAVVEPQGMAILSQISGSQNGKAEYVHPEGWKVWENVSALQQTMPLMSEKNE; encoded by the coding sequence ATGCCCCGCAGCACCTGGTTCAAAGCAGTACTGTTGTTTGTTGCCCTTTGGGCACCCTTAAGTCAGGCAGAAACGGGATGGCAGCCGATTCAGGAAACCATCCGTAAAAGTGATAAAGATAACCGTCAGTATCAGGCTGTGCGTCTGGATAACGGCATGGTGGTATTGTTGGTTTCTGACCCGCAGGCGGTAAAATCCCTTTCTGCACTGGTGGTGCCCGTTGGATCGCTGGAAGATCCCGAGGCTTATCAGGGGCTGGCACATTATCTTGAACATATGAGCCTGATGGGGTCGAAAAAGTACCCGCAGGCTGACAGTCTGGCCGAATACCTCAAAATGCACGGTGGCAGTCATAACGCCAGCACGGCACCGTATCGCACCGCTTTCTATCTGGAAGTGGAAAATGACGCCTTACCAGGGGCGGTAGACCGCCTGGCGGACGCCATTGCGGAACCTTTACTCGACAAGAAATATGCCGAACGTGAGCGTAATGCAGTGAACGCCGAATTAACTATGGCGCGCACGCGTGACGGGATGCGTATGGCGCAGGTCAGCGCAGAAACCATTAACCCGGCCCACCCTGGTGCAAAGTTTTCTGGTGGCAACCTGGAAACCTTAAGCGACAAACCCGGTAATCCGGTGCAGCAGGCGCTGAAAAATTTCCATGAGAAATATTACTCCGCCAATCTGATGAAGGCTGTTATCTACAGTAACAAACCGCTGCAGGAGCTGGCGAAGATGGCGGCGGACACCTTCGGTCGAGTGCCGAACAAAGAGAGCAAAAAACCGGAAATCACCGTGCCGGTAGTCACCGATGCACAAAAGGGCATTATCATTCATTACGTCCCGGCGTTGCCGCGTAAAGTGCTGCGTGTCGAGTTTCGCATTGATAACAATTCGGCGGAGTTCCGTAGTAAAACTGATGAGTTAATTACCTATCTGATTGGCAATCGCAGCCCAGGAACGCTTTCTGACTGGTTGCAAAAACAGGGATTAGTTGAGGGCATTAGCGCCAACTCCGATCCTATCGTCAATGGCAACAGTGGCGTGTTAGCGATCTCTGCGTCCTTAACCGATAAAGGTCTGGCTAATCGCGATCAGGTTGTAGCGGCTATTTTCAGCTACCTCAATCTGTTACGCGAAAAAGGGATTGATAAACAGTATTTCGATGAACTGGCGAATGTGCTGGATATCGATTTCCGTTATCCGTCAATCACTCGTGATATGGATTACGTCGAGTGGCTGGCAGATACCATGATTCGCGTTCCCGTTGAGCATACGCTGGACGCGGTCAATATAGCCGATCAGTATGATGCTAAAGCAGTAAAAGAACGTCTGGCGATGATGACGCCGCAAAACGCGCGTATCTGGTATATCAGCCCGAAAGAGCCACACAATAAAATGGCTTACTTTGTCGATGCGCCGTATCAGGTCGATAAAATCAGCGAGCAAACTTTCGCTGACTGGCAGAAAAAAGCTGCCGACATAGCGCTCTCCCTGCCGGAGCTTAATCCCTATATTCCTGACGATTTCTCGCTGATTAAATCAGAGAAGAAATACGACCATCCAGAGCTGATTGTTGATGAATCCAATTTGCGTGTGGTGTATGCGCCGAGTCGCTATTTTGCCAGCGAACCAAAAGCCGATGTCAGCCTGATTTTGCGTAACCCGAAAGCGATGGACAGCGCCCGTAACCAGGTGATGTTTGCGCTCAATGATTATCTCGCAGGGTTGGCGCTTGATCAGTTAAGCAACCAGGCGTCGGTTGGCGGCATTAGTTTTTCCACCAATGCTAACAACGGCCTTATGGTTAATGCTAATGGTTACACTCAGCGTCTGCCGCAACTTTTTCAGGCTCTGCTGGAGGGCTACTTTAGCTATACCGCTACACCAGAGCAGCTTGAACAGGCGAAATCCTGGTATAACCAGATGATGGATTCCGCAGAAAAAGGCAAAGCGTTTGAGCAGGCGATTATGCCCGCGCAGATGCTCTCGCAGGTGCCGTACTTCTCGCGAGATGAGCGCCGTAAAATTTTGCCCACTATCACCCTGAAAGAGGTGATGGCCTATCGCGACGCCTTAAAATCCGGGGCACGACCAGAGTTCATGGTTATCGGCAACATGACCGAAGCCCAGGCAACAACGCTGGCGCGCGATGTGCAAAAACAGTTAGGGGCTGATGGCTCAGAGTGGTGTCGTAACAAAGATGTCCTGGTCGATAAAAAACAGTCCGTCATTTTTGAAAAAGCCGGTAACAGTACCGACTCCGCACTGGCAGCAGTATTTGTACCGACTGGCTACGATGAATACACCAGTTCAGCCTACAGTTCTCTGTTGGCGCAGATTGTACAACCGTGGTTCTACAATCAGTTGCGTACTGAAGAGCAGTTGGGGTACGCCGTGTTCGCGTTCCCAATGAGCGTGGGACGTCAGTGGGGCATGGGCTTCTTACTGCAAAGTAATGATAAACAGCCTTCGTACCTGTGGGATCGTTACAAGGCCTTTTTCCCAACGGCTGAGGCGAAACTGCGCGCGATGAAGCCAGAAGAGTTCGCGCAAATCCAGCAGGCGGTTATCAGCCAGATGCTACAGGCACCGCAAACGCTGGGCGAAGAAGCATCGAAGTTAAGTAAAGATTTCGATCGCGGCAATATGCGCTTTGATTCGCGTGATAAAATCGTGGCACAGATAAAACTGCTGACGCCGCAAAAACTTGCCGATTTCTTCCATCAGGCAGTGGTCGAGCCGCAAGGCATGGCTATCCTGTCGCAGATTTCTGGCAGCCAGAATGGGAAAGCTGAATATGTGCATCCTGAAGGCTGGAAAGTGTGGGAGAACGTCAGCGCGTTGCAGCAAACAATGCCCCTGATGAGTGAAAAGAATGAGTGA